Within Haematobia irritans isolate KBUSLIRL chromosome 2, ASM5000362v1, whole genome shotgun sequence, the genomic segment tgaatttttttttaatttagaattttaattttaaaattttattgtcaaaattttatttctatagaaatttttgtcaaaattttatttctatagaaatttttctcaaaattttgttactgtagaaaattttgtcaaaattttatttccatagaaaattttctcaaaattttatttctgtagaaaattttgtcaaaattttatttctaaagaaacttttccgcaatttaatttctatagaaaattttctgaaaattttatttctatagaaaattttctgaactttttatatctatggaattttaattttcaattttatttctatagaaaattttgccaaaatgtaatttcaactgaaaattttcccaaaattttatttctaatgaaaattttcccaaaattttatttctaatgaaaattttcgcaaaattttatttctatagaaaattttctgaaaattttacttctatagaaaaatttatttctatagaaaattttctgatttttttttttaaatttggaattttaattttaaaatttaattgtcaaaattttatttctatagaaattttttcaaaattttatttctatagaaattttttcaaaattttatttctatagaaaattttctcaaaattttgtttctgtagaaaattttgtcaaaattttatttctatagaaaattttctaaaaattttagttctattgaaatttaccttaaagttttattcctatagaaaatttttttaaaaatgtatttcaatagaaatctttgtcaaaattttatttctaaaaattttatttctatagaaaattttaattttaaattttatttctatagaaacttttgtcaaaatgttatttctaatgaaaattttgccaaaattttatatctttagaaaattttctaaacattttaatagaaaattttctgaaaattttacttctatagaaaatttaattctatagaaaattttctgaatttttttttaatttagaattttagttttaaaatttaattgtcaaaattttatttctatagaaatttttctcaaaattttgtttctgtagaaaattttgtcaaaactttatttctataaaaaattttctcaaaattttatttctgtagaaaattttgtcaaaattttatttctgaagaaacttttccgcaatttaatttctatagaaaattttctgaaaattttatatctatggaattttaattttcaattttatttctatagaaaattttgtcaaaattttatttctaatgaaaattttcccaaaattttatttctaatgaaaattttcccaaaattttatttctaatgaaaattttcccaaaatgttatttctatagaatattttctaaaaattttaattctatagaaaattttatgaaaattttacttctatagaaatttgtatttctatagaaaattatctgattttttttttaaatttagaatttttaattttaaaatttaattgtcaaaattttatttctatagaaatttttgtcaaaactttatttcgatagaaatttttctcaaaattttgtttttgtagaaaattttgtcaaaattttatttctaaataaacttttcccgcaatttaatttctacagaaaattttctgaaaattttggttctataaaaaattttctgaaaattttacttctataaaaatgttctgaaaatttttttaaatttagaggtttaattttaaattttatttctataataaattttctcaaaattttagttctattgaaatttgcctcaaagttttattcctatagaaaactttgtccaaaattttatttctatagaaatttttgattttaaattttatttctatagaaacttttgtcaaaattttatttctaacgaaaattccccaaaattttatttctatagaaaattttctaaaaattttaattctatagaaaattttctgaaaattttacttctatagaaaattttatttctatagaaaattttctgaatttttttttttttaatttagaattttaactttaaaatttaattgtcaaaaatttatttctatagaaatttttctcaaaattttatttctatagaagtttttgtcaaaattttatttctataaaaatttttctcaaaattttatttctgtagaaaattttgtcaaaattttatttctaaagaaacttttccgcacttttaatttctatagaaaattttctgaaaattttatttctatagaaaattttctgaaaattttatttctatagaaaattttctgaaaattttatttctatagaaaatgttctgaaaattttatttctatagaaaattttctgaaaattttatttctatagaattttatttttattttaattgtaggtttagttttagttgtaattttaattttaattattatttaaatttaaattttattttatttattttatctgTATGCATCCCCTATACACTTGCAAtgaatattttcgtataaaatacTTGAGTTGAGTGGAGTAAAGTGAAGTAGTCTGTCCGAAAAGGGACCAGTGGGGTTAATAGTAAAGATGTGTACATTTgtgtaaatacgatgagtagtgGACAAGTGATGCAGTAAGTGTTGGAAATGTAAGTTAAGGTGATATAGATGTAAGTGTCTATAAGGGCATTGAATATCCGTGCACCATAGAAGAGAATATTATATATACGTatgttatgtgtgtgtgtgggtgtgagCATATGATCTCATGCCGGAGTGGGTTTGAAGTTGAGAGTAAGGAAATGTGATGCTCTTTCATTTGTTTTTCACCTAAAAAAAGTTCTCGTTACAAAATACATGCGGActagaaaaagttttctaagattgttgttgttgttgttattttcagTTTGTGTACTTCCGTTTccgttttttttgtattcaacaaaagaaaaataaactatCAACAATGAACAACTTCATCGTCATCCTTTCCATCGCCCATTACAATAGTGGTCTAGTAGTTTGAATTACAAGCCATATTCCAAGAAACAAACACCCAGTTTcaagtttccaaaatttgaaaaacggaAAGACACAAACCATCGATaattttctgtgtgtgtgtatgagtgtATGTAAGTGTATGTTCGTACAGAGTTTAGAAAATCTAAACAGATGTGGTCATTTGTTCTACATAAGTCATAGGTCTCGATAGGGATTGTGAACGTTTAAGTTTACATTTTGGCATTGTAGCTGATGCATGTGGTGGCAGAGTATCCTTAAAGGGTTTGCCCAGCGTATTCGAATGAACTCCAGCATTAGATACCAATTGTTTAAGATTATGACAGGAACAGTTATGATTATGTTGAAGCAGATGTTGCTGTTGAAGATGTTGCGATGGTGTTTGATGGTGTGGATGTTGCGATAGCTGCCTTGGCACATAGATGTACTCTCGAGATGGCTGCGGCTTACATTTACACTGCTGTGACATTGTGGACAAACCTTCGGGAACACTTTGACTTTTGCAACTTTGAAAATAACTTGAGGATGGACTGCATGTGCAAAGTAGTGGTTGAGTAGAAtccattcttaaaaaaaaagaaaaagaataaGTTAAAGATAAGGAAGTTGTTGAAAGAAAATCAGTTTTCTCGAAAACAGAAGTCTTTGGTAAGTTCCTTAAAAAGTTAAAGATTGGAGGTAAGGAAGTTTCAGTGGAGACATTATTCATGATTGTCTCTAGATTGGAGGAAATGGTTTATGATGGGTTAATCTATTGGTACTTCTGTAAACATTGTCGATGCACTCTGGGGAGAATATTATCATGTATTATTAAGATATTGGTCTGCAGGGTTCAGTCATTGAGACTTCGGTCTGCAATTCAATCACTGAGATTTTTGCCTTAAGTTTACATATAAtgtaacgaaatttttgaaCCATTGTCGAAGGTGCTGTTATGAACTATCTAcagttaggaataaaattccttTAAATCAATTCTATTCGTCTTATATAAAATCCGACCCTTACATTTCAAAATATTGTCATCGCATGTATACATTGAGTGGTCCACGAACACGACTTAGCCCATAAACAGGACGAGTGACATCTTCGCTAAGTTAGGTATATTGGCAGCCCTTTATTTCAAACTGGACTCCTTTTCTACTACGGCGTGCTGGTCTATTCCATGTCTAGCTTAAGGACAAGGGACCCCATTTTTATATCATTACTGAGAGCGGATAAACCAccgctaagaaaaattttggtattcggCCGAAACTGGGAAACTCGGTTACCTCCGTACTAATTACTTTGGCTTTTGGAATGCCTCCGTACTAAACGATTCCGAATTATCTTGTTTCCGCACTAATTgactcaatagtttatttccgcACTAAGTGCTTGGGATCCTTGATTGCATGCGCACTAATTGCTTTGGCTTTTATCTTGCTTCCGCACAAACTGCTTCGGCTTTTGAATGCTTCCGAAATGAACTTTTCGGTTTTTGGCATGCTTCCACACTAGTTGCTTCGGTAATTTGCTTCCGTACTAAGTGTTTCTGCATTTAGCTTGCTTGGTCGTCTAACTTGCTTCCGCGTAGTTTAGAAGCTTGTCTCCGCTCTATATGCTTCGGCGTTTAGAGTTCTTCCGCAATAAACGTTGTTGCATTTACCTTGCTTCCACTGAATTGTCCTTCGAATTTTGGTATGGGTGTTATCTAAACATTTCGGCACCTAGATTGCGAAGTACATCGGCAATTAAATTGTTTACGCATTAAGTACTTCGGAATTTACATTGCTTTGGCTCTAGTTGCTTAGGCacatagcttgcttccgcactaaaaaGATCATTTCTGTACTAAGTACTATATTAAGTACTTCGGCCATGAGTAGCAGTttaggtttggtggcagcccaatatttcaagctcacttagactattcagtccattgtgataccacagtggagaacttctctcttttcactgagttctggccgattctatgtttagctcgatGACGAGGgacctaatttttatacccgagtccgaacggcgtttcacattgcaatgaaacaacttagagaaactgtgaaacactcagaaatgtcaccagcattactgaggtgggataattcaccgttgaaaaacttttttggtgtttgttcgaaactgggtttgaacgacgctgtgtatgcaaagcgggcatgctaaccattgcattacGATGGTACCATACTAGTAATTTCGGCACAACGTTTTTGTCCCCACTCCTCCATTTTTCTCTTGCTAGGTCATGTTCCGACCGACCTCGCCCGAACCACCGCTTGCACCAACCCCACCGAATTATCGGAGCGGAATCAGTCGACCCGAGTCAGTAGAATTTAACTCCTAGTCAACGAAGCCACACTAGTTAAACCGATAAACCCTAACCAATGATGCCGAACCAACAAAGCACGCCAATCCCGAATGCGGATCATCGACACCTCACAAACGAACAATCGCCGAAGCCAATGAGTCGTCAACAAATCCGAACGATTTTTCCATAGATACATCAGGAGTTTAAGGTTAAGATTAATGAGTACCTTCAGCAGGAATCGGAAACTTTCTGCCCGATGTTGACCACAACCGTTTTCATGTCGCGGACCAAAGTGGTGAATCAGGACCTCGACATCTACATACGGGACCCAAACATTCCCAATGCAAGAACCCCAAGTTTCTTGGTATGATATTTGTTAGTAGAAACAATATCCTGAAGGCTATGGCTGGTAGCACTTGGGGGGAAAGATAAGGAGACGATTCAAAAGATCTACGAATCTATTGGTCGTCCCTTTATTGATAGTACGACCCTAATTTGAAATCCCAGTATAAGTTAGACCTAATAGTGAAATGTCCTCACGGTGCAAACACTGCTCAGGGACAGCATCAGCGGCATTAGTACAACATGATCTTGCGGCAAAATGCAGGGACAAACCACCCAAACCATGTCGCTTGCATGAGGGCCCCTCTGAAACAGCTAAGGTCATATGGTTCGATTTCAGAAGAGTCCTACAATCAATTAATCACCTGATCGGTGACGAGGGAATATCGGCCGCATTGGAGGCTGTGAATACCGCAGCAATTCAGAT encodes:
- the LOC142225287 gene encoding uncharacterized protein LOC142225287, which produces MEEWGQKRCAEITSMVPSMDSTQPLLCTCSPSSSYFQSCKSQSVPEGLSTMSQQCKCKPQPSREYIYVPRQLSQHPHHQTPSQHLQQQHLLQHNHNCSCHNLKQLVSNAGVHSNTLGKPFKDTLPPHASATMPKCKLKRSQSLSRPMTYVEQMTTSV